The genomic window TTCGAATTAGAAGTGAAACATCCTGGTATCAAAGAGGGGAATCAAGTGATTGGAATTGTTGAAAATGATCAGCATCAATATTCAACGAATGTGGCTTCTGTGATTTGTTACACTAACCAATGTAAGATCATTACAGTGACTTTAGAATGGGATATGTATAGTGATTTTAAGAAATTAATCATTCCCAAAGACCAACAGCTTGAAAAATATGTTGATGGTAAAGCGATGGATTTTGATGCGGCCGATTATCGAAAGTTGAATGAAATTCTACGAGATCCTTTTTCGAAGTTAGGAGGTTTGACGTATGAAGATTTACAAGTAAAAGAAGACGATTTAGATGGATATTCTGGTGCTACAAGAGAATTTATTACCGATAAAGATGTGGTGGTGGGAGCGACACTTTCTTGTTTTACATTATGGCATTGGGTGAATAATGAAAAAATTAAAAATGAACTGAGAAACAGAACTGTTCATCAATTCTCTGAAGAGGATATTAGAGCGGTGATCCAACAACCTACTGATAGGACAAACCATTTATTGTTGGATATTTTTAATCAGAGAGCCTTTGATATATCAGATTACTTCCTCTATTTCTTAGATCATACAGATAAGGTTTTTGCCGATGAATTAAAATTGATTTTAAAACAGATCAATTACGATCAAAAAATAGCATTACTCGACGCCACCAATAAGCAACAAAATCGATTACTGATTTTAAATAATCTTTTTGATACAGAAACATATCATGAAGAAATAATAGATAAAGTAAAATTTGATGATTTCAATGAGGTGAATGCATTCATCGATTACCTCACCACACAAGAAATATATACAGAAGATATCACCGAAAAATTGCTGGACAAATTGAGCATTCCAGATGTGGTGATAAGCCGATCAATATACTGGTATCTGAAAGGAAATGTACTTACGAAACCTCAGAATAAAGTCTTGAAACGATACGAAAGAGCCAATAAGCAATATCTATAATGTTTTAATGATTTGATAATGTGTCTCTGAACAAATTATTTACCCATACATACAGCCATCCATTTTTTTAATAGGACTTTTACAAAATGACAAACAATACGAGTGGAATGAGAATATTACAAACCGTCATTTTAGGACTATCCTTATTATGTATTACTTCTTGTAGTCATAAGGAAAAAGAAAACAAACTAGAGAAACCAAATATCGTTTGGGTGATGTTGGAGGACATTAGTCATGACTTTGAATGTTATGGAATGCCTGCCGTAAAAACACCTACTTTTAATGCCTTAGCAGAAGAAGGAACGTTGTATTATAATTGTTATGGGACAGCATCAATTTGTTCGACCAACCGATCTGCTATGATGGTCGGTGCCCATCAGCGATTGACCAATACGCATCACCACAGAAGCAATAGAGAAGAACCACTAGCATCGCCTTTCCAACCATTCACTTATTTATTAAAACAACAAGGATATACTAACGTCTTAGGCCATAAAAATGTAATGAAAAAAGGCCGTAAGATTGATGTGAATTTCAAGCACAAACCTATCGGGAAATGGGAAGAAGACTACGGACTTTTTGATAAGTTCGACGAGTTCACTGCAGAAGATCAACCGTTTTTTGCACAGATTCAGTTAGCCGTAACGCATAGAGGCGATTGGTGGACAGAAGTGAGAGAACAATCGGAACATCCTGTAAATCCTGCAGAGGTACAACTACCGCCGGAATATGCCGATCATCCTGCCATTCGTTTGGACTGGGCCAAATATTTAGATCAGGTCGAGTACGCTGATAACGAGATGAAAATGTTGATCGAGGAGCTAAAAGCAAAAGGAGTTTACGATAACACTGTCATTATTGTGATTGGCGATAATGGTCGTTGTAATATTAAAGGTAAAGGTTATTTGCACGATCCTGGGTCAAGAATTCCTTTAATCATCAAGTGGCCAGAAGGTTATGAGCATGATAAAGAATCTCAGCAGATTATTGCAAGTACAGATATTACCGCTACAATTTTAGATATCGCAGGTGTTGAACTTCCAGACTACTTAACAGGACAATCGTTTATTGATGAAAATTTTGATCGTAAAAACGTGTATTCATACAGAGGTTTATGGGATGAAATTCCTGAGCAAGTAAGCTCAATTACGGGAGAACGCTTTAGATATATCAGAAACGATAAACCAGAAATTCCTTACGATGCACATCAAGGGTATTTGGAATGGTACAGACCGGCAGTACATGTAATGCGATCTTTAAGTGAAGAAGGAAAACTAAACGAGATACAGCAACGTTGGTTTGAGCCAACAAAACCTCAAGAAGAGTTGTACGATTTTATTAATGATCCTTTCGAGACACATAATTTAGCGAACAATCCAGAATACAAGGACGTCTTAAAGCAAATGCGTCAAGAAACATTGGAAATGGACCAACAAATGTCGCCAGTATCTAAAGTTTACGATCCTAAAATTGTTCCTGGTTTGGCTCCTGTGAATTTTGTGAAAGAACATTATCCAAAAGAGTATCAAAGAATGCTTGATGGAGAAGAAATTGGCTACAAAAAATATTCAAAATTATACAAAAAGCACTTAGCTAAAGAGAAATCAAAATCAGTACAGTCAAAATAGAATATTATATTATAGTTAGAATCAATTGATGTGTGACTTGTATTATAAAGTTGAAAAAATACCTCTTACTCGGAGGTATTTTTTTTGTCCTAAATTTTTATAAAACCTGAAAGGATGGCGGTAAAAAGTTACTTTTTGATAAAGAAAAGCCACATATTGACGAATAGGTACATTTTTTAGATGTAAATAGACAAATAAAAAAGAAGCATAATAGACCTTTGTGTACAACATTTAAAAGGAATGAAAATGATAAAACATAGTTTACTTTTCCTATTTTTTTTAGGAGCAATGAGTTGTACAACTGTACAGAAAACACAGGAGTCAAAGGAAAAGCAACCGAATATAGTTTTACTATTTGTAGACGATTACGGTTGGTCTGATTTAGAACATAGAAACGAGACGTTTAAAACGCCTAATATTAGTCAGCTAAAAACGGAAAGTATGGAATTTACAAGAGCGTATATTCCAACTCCAACATGTAGCCCAAGTAGAGCATCTATGGTGACAGGTAAAGAGGCGGCTCGATTACAAATGCCGCGTCATATTCCACACGAACATGCGGACGGATCGAACACTCACGAATTCCATAAATGGGAAATTGACCCAGTAAGAAGAGGTTCTAAAAACTGGCTTCCATTGGAAGAAGTAACCTATGCAGAAAGAATCAAAGACTTTGGTTACTATAGTGCTTTTATTGGTAAATGGCACTTAGGTCACGAGCCTTATCACCCGATTCACCAAGGATTCGATGAGCAAATTGGCGTAAGTAACTTCGGTCATCCGAAAAGCTATTATCCAAAGTTCTTTAAAGACAATAACGCTTATACAGAATTTGATGATCAAGAAGGAGTTTATCTAACAGATGTGATGACGGACACGACAATTCACTTCTTAGAGAACTACGATAAAGATCAACCTTTCATGCTTTCGGTTTGGTATTATACTGTACACGGACCTCATATTGGTAAGAAAGAATTGGTACAAAAATACTTGGACCAAGGGATGACAAAAAAATATGCAGAGTACCATGCAATGGTAGAATGTATGGATATTTCAGTAGGTAAGATTATGGCTACATTGAAGCGTTTAAATATGGATGATAACACCATGGTCATCTTAACTTCGGATCAAGGTGGTTATTTCGAGAACCTTCCGTTATCAGGCGGAAAGAGACAGAATACTTTGGGTGAAGGTGGTGCAAGAGTGCCAATGTTTATCAAGTACCCGAATAAAGTAGAAGCTGGATCGGAATGTAACACGCCAATTCAAACTATTGATATCTTCCCTACAGTAATGGAGGTAGCATCAGGTAAAAAATACACAGATGATAATATCCAAGGTAAGAGTATCATGCCATTGCTTCAAGGTAAAGAAATGGAGGAAAGAAACTTGTACTTCATGCGTTCTTACGAAGACCAATATGCTGCGATTATGAACGGCGATTGGAAGTTGAAGAAATATCACTCAGGAAAATTCGAACTATTTAATGTAGTAGAAGATATCTCTGAAAAGAATGATTTGATCAACGCAGAAGCTGAGGCAGCACGTGTGGATAAAATGAAGAAAGAATTGCAAGAGTGGGAAGAAGAGGTATATGCAGGTTGGAAAGAAGTAACTGATGATAACTCTTACTTATACCTTCTACCAAAGAGCAAGAAGAAAGAAAAAAAGAAGCTAGAAGCTAGCAAATAAACATACTTTTCGATAAAGATTGTAAAGAGGTTGTCTCATGTTTTTTGAGTCAGCCTCTTTTTTTATACCCACCAAAACTTCGTAAGAAGAGGTAGAGGAATTCGTATTGTGTCTGTTTTGGGTTCAATACATAAAAATACACACTCCAAAAAAGCGGATATTATGTAGCTAACAGCTTAGTTTCTTGATGTTTGTCTTTGTGGAGACACAATTTATACACACAGGATCACTTTAAATCAATCATCAAGACATCTTTGTATAGTCATTCAAAATGAAATTCAAATGAAGTACTTACTTATTATTGGGATACTTTTTTCATCCCTATCACTTTTTGCTCAGCAAAGAATTAACTTCAATGAGCAATGGAAATTTAAATTAGACGATCAAACTGGCGCAGACAAAACCAACTATAATGATAAAGATTGGAGAAATTTAAACCTGCCTCACGATTGGAGTATCGAAGGAGAATACAACGAAAATCATCCGATGGGTGATAAGTGTGGTTACCTTCCTGCCGGTATTGGTTGGTATAGAAAAACGATTCAAGTACCAAAAGAATGGAAAGGTCAGTCGGTACACATCACTTTCGATGGCGTATTTATGAACTCTACGGTTTGGGCGAATGGAAGAAAATTAGGTAACCGTCCTTTCGGGTGGATTACTTTTGAATATGATATCTCTAAAGAGGTAGACGAAAATAATGAAATCACTTTTGCAGTTCGAGTGGATAACGATTTACAACCGTCTGCAAGATGGTATACAGGATCGGGTATTTATGCGAACACATGGATTGATGTAAAATCCAAACTTCATGTACCAATGTCGGGTATCTTTATCAAAACGGAACAAGATGAAGTGACGATCACAACAGAGATTCAAAACGATTTCGCTAAAACACAAAAAGGAAATCTAGTGACCTCTATTGTCGATGCCAATGGTAAAGAAGTAGCTGTAGCTGATTCTAAATTTACGATTGATGGGAACGGACATCAAGAAATAACGCAAAAGGTGAAAATAAAGAATCCACATTTGTGGTCTATCAATTCCCCTTACTTATACAAAGCAATAACTAAAATAGCATCCAAAAAAACGAAAGAAAATTACTCGACTAACTTTGGTGTTCGCGATGTAGAATGGAAACCTGGTGAAGGACTATTTATCAACGGTGTAGAAACAAAAATGCAAGGGGTGTGTAATCACCAAGATGCAGGAGCTTTGGGTGCAGCGGTTCCCGATAAAATTTTAAGATTCAGAATTCAGCAATTGAAGGATATGGGTGTGAATGCTATTCGTACTTCTCACAATCCTCAGACACCTCAGTTCTACGATATGTGTGATGAGATGGGAATGCTTGTGATGGACGAAATTTTTGATGGATGGCACAAAAAAGCACCCAACGATTATGGTGCTCACTTCTTCGAGGAGTGGTGGAATAGAGATCTAACGGATTGGATCAAAAGAGATCGTAATCACCCATCGATCATTATTTACTCGGTAGGTAATGAGACAAAAGGGGAGGAAGCAGCCAAAGCGTTAGTAGAAAGATGTCATGAATTGGACAATACAAGACCTGTTACTTCTGGTCACTCAGGTTCGGATCATATGGATATTTTTGGTGTGAATGGCCATAGTGAACGTAAAGGTTTCTTCGATCATTTATCGAATGACAGAGTATTTGTAGGTACTGAGAATACACATACTTGGCAAGTAAGAGGTTATTACAGAACAAAAACATGGTACAGAGATGGTTATCCATGTGTTCGTCACCAACCGTATGAGTACCCGGATTTAACAGATGAAGAAGTATTTACATACGATTGGACGACTTCCGCGAACAAAAGTAGCTATAAACAAATCTTTAATTCGAGTTACGATAACGCAATGGTTCGTCTAACATCTAGACAAAACATTGAGCAACTTAGAGACATTCCAAATTATGCAGGTTCGTTTAGATGGACGGGTCACGATTACATTGGTGAAGCAGGTTTTGTTCACGGTGGATGGCCTTTCAAAGCATTTATGGGTGGAGCAATCGACATGGCGAACTTCGAAAAGGATTTATTCTACCTGTATCAGTCGCAATGGACAAACAAACCAATGATCCACATTTTACCACACTGGACACATCCTACATTAGAGAAAGGAATTGAAATTCCAGTATGGGTATATTCCAATTGTGATGAAGTCGAGTTGTTCTTAAACGGTGCATCATTAGGTAAACAAAAACCAGGAAAATCGTGGGATAAGATGCAATGCGAGTGGTTAGTAGGTTATCAAGAAGGTGAACTGAAAGCTGTTGGTTATAAAGATGGAAAAGCGATTTTGAATGAAGTGATTAGAACTGCTGATGCTCCTGCCAAAATCAAATTATCTGTGGATGGAGAAGGTATGGCTAATACTTTGGAAGACATTGTTCAAGTTCGTATAGCATCAACTGATAAAAAAGGAGAGTTCTATCCTTATGGAGAAAATAGAAGCTTCTTTAATGTAGTCGGTGCTGGTAGAATTAAAGCTTTAGATAACGGTAGCCCGATTGATGTAGAAAAGCATTATGAGGCGACAGATAGAATTGCGTTTTACGGATTAACTAGAGCGTATGTGGAGTCGACAGATGCAGATGGCGATATCAATTTGTATGTGGGATCGATTCTAGGCGAAAAACGATTGATCACCTCAAACCAAGTGAACATCGATGTGGAGCAAATTACGCTGAGAGGAAAAGCATCCAATGGAAAAATCAGTATCTATTATACTACTGATGGATCGACGCCAACAACATCATCTAAAGAATACAAACAAGCCTTTGATATTGAATTAGGAACGACGGTAAAAGCATTGGTATTACTAGACAATAAAAAACTTTTGAGAATGCAAGAGGAGTTTGCAGCTGATGCTGGTTTCGAATGGAAAACAGTGATGGCAGCAGCCAATCCTGGCGGAGACCAAGCGGAAGACGCCGCTTTCGATGGAGTAACAATTTCTAACGAAGGAGCCAATTTTAACGGCAAAGGTTTTATCGATTACGGAAGAAACGAAGGTGGTTATGTGGAGTTCTATCAAGAAAACGACGGTAGCGAAGGGGAGTATACTTTAAAACTAAGATACTCTGCTGCTAAGAGAGATATTAAAGAGCATACGTTAACGTTAGACGTGAATGGAGAGAAGCAGGTCATTGCTTTACCATCATTCGATAACTACCGTAAGGAGTGGAGAGAATTTGAGGTGAAAGTACAATTAGGTATGGGAGCCAACACTATTCGTTTAACCGCTC from Flammeovirga yaeyamensis includes these protein-coding regions:
- a CDS encoding sulfatase family protein — translated: MTNNTSGMRILQTVILGLSLLCITSCSHKEKENKLEKPNIVWVMLEDISHDFECYGMPAVKTPTFNALAEEGTLYYNCYGTASICSTNRSAMMVGAHQRLTNTHHHRSNREEPLASPFQPFTYLLKQQGYTNVLGHKNVMKKGRKIDVNFKHKPIGKWEEDYGLFDKFDEFTAEDQPFFAQIQLAVTHRGDWWTEVREQSEHPVNPAEVQLPPEYADHPAIRLDWAKYLDQVEYADNEMKMLIEELKAKGVYDNTVIIVIGDNGRCNIKGKGYLHDPGSRIPLIIKWPEGYEHDKESQQIIASTDITATILDIAGVELPDYLTGQSFIDENFDRKNVYSYRGLWDEIPEQVSSITGERFRYIRNDKPEIPYDAHQGYLEWYRPAVHVMRSLSEEGKLNEIQQRWFEPTKPQEELYDFINDPFETHNLANNPEYKDVLKQMRQETLEMDQQMSPVSKVYDPKIVPGLAPVNFVKEHYPKEYQRMLDGEEIGYKKYSKLYKKHLAKEKSKSVQSK
- a CDS encoding sulfatase, with the protein product MIKHSLLFLFFLGAMSCTTVQKTQESKEKQPNIVLLFVDDYGWSDLEHRNETFKTPNISQLKTESMEFTRAYIPTPTCSPSRASMVTGKEAARLQMPRHIPHEHADGSNTHEFHKWEIDPVRRGSKNWLPLEEVTYAERIKDFGYYSAFIGKWHLGHEPYHPIHQGFDEQIGVSNFGHPKSYYPKFFKDNNAYTEFDDQEGVYLTDVMTDTTIHFLENYDKDQPFMLSVWYYTVHGPHIGKKELVQKYLDQGMTKKYAEYHAMVECMDISVGKIMATLKRLNMDDNTMVILTSDQGGYFENLPLSGGKRQNTLGEGGARVPMFIKYPNKVEAGSECNTPIQTIDIFPTVMEVASGKKYTDDNIQGKSIMPLLQGKEMEERNLYFMRSYEDQYAAIMNGDWKLKKYHSGKFELFNVVEDISEKNDLINAEAEAARVDKMKKELQEWEEEVYAGWKEVTDDNSYLYLLPKSKKKEKKKLEASK
- a CDS encoding glycoside hydrolase family 2 TIM barrel-domain containing protein, which encodes MKYLLIIGILFSSLSLFAQQRINFNEQWKFKLDDQTGADKTNYNDKDWRNLNLPHDWSIEGEYNENHPMGDKCGYLPAGIGWYRKTIQVPKEWKGQSVHITFDGVFMNSTVWANGRKLGNRPFGWITFEYDISKEVDENNEITFAVRVDNDLQPSARWYTGSGIYANTWIDVKSKLHVPMSGIFIKTEQDEVTITTEIQNDFAKTQKGNLVTSIVDANGKEVAVADSKFTIDGNGHQEITQKVKIKNPHLWSINSPYLYKAITKIASKKTKENYSTNFGVRDVEWKPGEGLFINGVETKMQGVCNHQDAGALGAAVPDKILRFRIQQLKDMGVNAIRTSHNPQTPQFYDMCDEMGMLVMDEIFDGWHKKAPNDYGAHFFEEWWNRDLTDWIKRDRNHPSIIIYSVGNETKGEEAAKALVERCHELDNTRPVTSGHSGSDHMDIFGVNGHSERKGFFDHLSNDRVFVGTENTHTWQVRGYYRTKTWYRDGYPCVRHQPYEYPDLTDEEVFTYDWTTSANKSSYKQIFNSSYDNAMVRLTSRQNIEQLRDIPNYAGSFRWTGHDYIGEAGFVHGGWPFKAFMGGAIDMANFEKDLFYLYQSQWTNKPMIHILPHWTHPTLEKGIEIPVWVYSNCDEVELFLNGASLGKQKPGKSWDKMQCEWLVGYQEGELKAVGYKDGKAILNEVIRTADAPAKIKLSVDGEGMANTLEDIVQVRIASTDKKGEFYPYGENRSFFNVVGAGRIKALDNGSPIDVEKHYEATDRIAFYGLTRAYVESTDADGDINLYVGSILGEKRLITSNQVNIDVEQITLRGKASNGKISIYYTTDGSTPTTSSKEYKQAFDIELGTTVKALVLLDNKKLLRMQEEFAADAGFEWKTVMAAANPGGDQAEDAAFDGVTISNEGANFNGKGFIDYGRNEGGYVEFYQENDGSEGEYTLKLRYSAAKRDIKEHTLTLDVNGEKQVIALPSFDNYRKEWREFEVKVQLGMGANTIRLTALNVNGFCLDEMKAI